The sequence TCGATGTCGAGCCCGTCGAACGTCCAGTAGCGGCCGGAGACCTTGAAGCCCTCGAGGGCATTGAAGCGGATGTGCGCCGCGTGCTTGTTCGCCGCGCGCACGATGATGGGCTGCGACGCGGTGCCCTCCGCTGAACACCCCAGGTTCTGGGTGACGTCATAGGTGCCGTCCGCGAGCACAATCTCGTCGCCCGCCTTTGCAGCCGCGAGCGCTGACTGAAGCTGGGCTACCGTGGAGACGTTCTTCACCGCCGCGAGACTGGTACCGGACAGCAGCAGCAAGGCGAGGGACAAAGGGCGCATGGGCTCATCCTCGAAGGGGGGAGCCCCGATGCTATGCGGGTGTGAGAGGGTTCCGAAACATGAGTGTGCGTGTCGCGCTGCTGGGCCATGGCTTCGCGGGAAGAACATTCCACGCTCCGCTGATTCAGGCGGTGAAGGGACTGGAACTGCGCGTCGTCGCGTCCAGTCAGGCCGAAACTGTCCGCTCGCGCCTGCCGGGAGTGACAGTGGTGGCGTCCGCTCGCGAGGCCGCGACGCACCCGGAGGTGGACCTCGTCGTCATCGCCACGCCCAACGAGAGCCATGCGCCGCTGGCCGAGGCCGCGCTCCAGGCGGGGAAGCACGTCGTCGTCGACAAGCCCTTCACCGTCACGCTGGCGGAGGCGCGTGCGCTGTGCGCGCTGGCGCAGGCTCGGGGGCGGGTGTTGTCGGTGTTCCACAACCGGCGCTGGGACAGTGACTTCCTCGCGCTGCGGGCCGTGCTGGAGGAGGGGGCACTGGGGCGGGTGACGCATATGGAATCGCGGTTCGACCGCTTCCGTCCCGAGGTGCGCGCACGGTGGCGCGAGCAGGACGTGCCGGGCGCGGGCGTGTGGTTCGACCTGGGGCCGCATCTGGTGGACCAGGCGCTGTACCTGTTCGGCCTGCCCGAGACCGTGTCGGCGGCCCTCGGGAAGCATCGTGACGGCGCACAGGTGGATGACTGGTGCCAGGTGACGCTCGCGTATCCGCGGCGGCAGGTCGTGCTCCAGGCGTCGATGCTCGTCGCGGGCGGCATGCCCCGGTTCGCGGTGCACGGCACGAAGGGCACGTGGCTCAAGTACGGAATGGACACGCAGGAGGACCGCCTGCGCGCGGACGTGACGCCGGGGGCACCGGGCTGGGGCGAGGACTCGCACCCGGGGCGGCTGCTGGACGGTGCGACGGGCGCGGAGCGGGCCACCGTGGCGCCGCCTGGAGACTATCGCCGCTACTACAGCGGCCTGCGTGAGGCGCTGGAGGGCAGGGGCCCCAATCCCGTGACGCCCGCGCAGGCGCTGGCCGTGATGGCGGTGATGGACGCCGCCGTTCACTCGGCGGAGCTCGGCTGTGCGCAGCGGCCGGACCTCACGGCGGAGGAGCGCGCGGCCTTCACGGCCGGCTTGGCGTGAGCCGGCTCAATCCTGGCGGAGTCATGACACAACCATGGCTGGGACCCAGAGCGGGCTTCCTTCACATTGGGCGCCTCATCCTTGGAGGAGAGCCCCCATGTCGAAGTCCGTCCTGTCCCTCGCCGTCCTCGTTGC comes from Pyxidicoccus parkwaysis and encodes:
- a CDS encoding oxidoreductase — its product is MSVRVALLGHGFAGRTFHAPLIQAVKGLELRVVASSQAETVRSRLPGVTVVASAREAATHPEVDLVVIATPNESHAPLAEAALQAGKHVVVDKPFTVTLAEARALCALAQARGRVLSVFHNRRWDSDFLALRAVLEEGALGRVTHMESRFDRFRPEVRARWREQDVPGAGVWFDLGPHLVDQALYLFGLPETVSAALGKHRDGAQVDDWCQVTLAYPRRQVVLQASMLVAGGMPRFAVHGTKGTWLKYGMDTQEDRLRADVTPGAPGWGEDSHPGRLLDGATGAERATVAPPGDYRRYYSGLREALEGRGPNPVTPAQALAVMAVMDAAVHSAELGCAQRPDLTAEERAAFTAGLA